In Deltaproteobacteria bacterium, a single genomic region encodes these proteins:
- the argC gene encoding N-acetyl-gamma-glutamyl-phosphate reductase encodes MKPKVYIDGHVGTTGLRIRDWLVGRRDIELSTLDEDRRKDTAARRAAIEAADLTVLCLPDDAAREAAQWVADCGTRVIDASTAHRVAEGWTYGLPELDGARREAIREAGFVANPGCYPSAFILLTRPLVDEGLLPHDTPVSIHALSGYSGGGRALIEKWENPEQGLSSLPYEAPYALGARHKHIPEMLAYGGLTVEPLFVPAVGPFRCGMRVEVPIPLGVLPMGVNSTSILECLRERYEGEPFVRVLLHPDPREAHERSFDPQACNDTNCIELHVVPHPSGHTLLVALLDNLGKGASGVAIQNLNLMLGLPETAHLPG; translated from the coding sequence ATGAAACCCAAAGTGTACATAGACGGCCATGTGGGCACCACCGGCCTGCGCATACGCGACTGGCTCGTCGGACGCCGGGACATCGAGCTGTCCACGCTGGACGAGGATCGGCGCAAGGACACGGCGGCGCGGCGCGCGGCCATCGAGGCGGCGGACCTGACGGTGCTGTGCCTGCCGGACGACGCTGCGCGGGAAGCGGCCCAATGGGTTGCGGACTGCGGAACCCGTGTCATCGACGCCAGCACGGCGCACCGGGTGGCGGAGGGGTGGACTTACGGGCTGCCGGAGCTCGACGGTGCACGGCGGGAAGCCATCCGCGAGGCCGGCTTCGTGGCCAATCCCGGTTGCTATCCCTCGGCTTTCATCCTCCTGACACGACCGTTGGTGGACGAGGGGCTGCTACCTCACGATACCCCGGTTTCAATCCACGCCCTGTCGGGCTATTCCGGGGGTGGCCGGGCACTGATCGAAAAATGGGAGAACCCCGAGCAGGGACTCAGTTCGTTGCCCTACGAGGCACCCTATGCCTTGGGTGCGCGGCACAAGCACATCCCGGAGATGCTGGCGTACGGCGGGCTCACGGTGGAACCCCTGTTCGTGCCCGCGGTGGGCCCGTTCCGCTGCGGCATGCGGGTGGAGGTGCCGATTCCGCTGGGCGTGCTGCCCATGGGTGTAAACAGCACCTCTATCCTGGAGTGTCTACGGGAACGCTACGAAGGTGAACCCTTCGTCCGGGTACTCCTTCATCCGGACCCGCGCGAGGCTCACGAACGCAGCTTCGACCCCCAGGCCTGCAACGATACCAACTGCATCGAACTTCACGTGGTGCCCCACCCGTCGGGGCACACCTTGCTCGTGGCGCTTCTCGACAACCTCGGCAAGGGCGCCAGCGGCGTGGCCATACAGAACCTGAACCTCATGCTCGGGCTCCCGGAGACCGCGCACCTGCCGGGCTGA
- a CDS encoding FAD-binding protein encodes MATPRLVGWLQDIVGDDGVVSHPTELSVYDCDGYTLEKSAPDIVVLPRSTEEVAAVLKLLRREGVPFVPRGTGTGLSGGCLPLGAPVMVSLTRMNRILDLDPVNRRAVVQSGVINAWVSREAKPHGLHFVPDPSSQMACSIGGNVAENSGGPHTLKYGVTTNHVLGVTLVLPDGEVVSLGAMTEDAPGYDLLGVTVGSEGTFGIVTEAVLKLQPLPQACKTLLAVFDSVADGSAAVSAIIAGGIVPAALEMLDHMIIQAVEDAFHFGFPRDAGAVLIAELDGMEAGLEAAAGKVREICEANGATEIRVARDDREREALWKCRKRAFGALGRLAPNFCCQDGVVPPNRLPEIMERIAAIGEAYDLRIGNVFHAGDGNIHPILLYDERDRNETERVVAAGREILRECVRLGGSLTGEHGIGVEKVALMPLIFTPDDLRTMEEVRAVFDPDDCCNPNKIFPSAERQVEVRAPRRQAAM; translated from the coding sequence ATGGCAACCCCAAGGCTCGTCGGCTGGTTGCAGGACATCGTGGGCGATGACGGCGTCGTGTCGCATCCCACGGAGCTGAGCGTCTACGACTGCGACGGGTACACGCTGGAGAAGTCGGCGCCGGACATCGTGGTGCTGCCGCGTTCCACCGAGGAAGTGGCCGCGGTCCTCAAGCTGCTCCGGCGTGAAGGAGTGCCCTTCGTGCCGCGCGGCACCGGCACCGGGCTGAGCGGCGGCTGCCTCCCGCTGGGGGCGCCGGTGATGGTGAGCCTGACCCGCATGAACCGGATCCTCGATCTGGATCCGGTCAACCGCCGCGCCGTGGTCCAGAGCGGCGTCATCAACGCCTGGGTGAGCCGGGAGGCCAAACCCCACGGGCTCCATTTCGTGCCGGACCCCTCGAGCCAGATGGCCTGCTCCATCGGCGGCAACGTGGCGGAAAACTCCGGCGGCCCGCACACCCTCAAGTACGGCGTCACCACCAACCACGTGCTCGGGGTGACGCTGGTGCTCCCGGACGGTGAAGTCGTCAGCCTCGGCGCTATGACCGAGGACGCGCCGGGATACGACCTCCTGGGCGTCACCGTCGGCTCGGAGGGCACCTTCGGCATCGTCACCGAGGCGGTCCTCAAGCTCCAGCCGTTGCCCCAGGCGTGCAAGACGCTCCTGGCGGTGTTCGATTCCGTGGCCGACGGGAGCGCCGCGGTGTCCGCCATCATCGCCGGCGGCATTGTCCCCGCCGCCCTGGAGATGCTCGACCACATGATCATCCAGGCGGTGGAGGACGCCTTCCATTTCGGCTTCCCGCGCGACGCCGGCGCGGTGTTGATCGCCGAACTTGACGGAATGGAGGCCGGGCTGGAGGCGGCCGCCGGCAAAGTCAGGGAGATCTGCGAAGCCAACGGCGCCACCGAGATACGGGTGGCCCGCGACGATCGCGAGCGCGAGGCGTTGTGGAAGTGCCGCAAGCGTGCCTTCGGCGCCTTGGGGCGCCTCGCCCCCAACTTCTGCTGCCAGGACGGCGTGGTTCCGCCGAACCGGTTGCCGGAGATCATGGAGCGGATCGCCGCCATCGGCGAGGCGTACGACCTCCGAATCGGCAATGTGTTCCACGCGGGCGACGGCAACATCCATCCCATCCTGCTGTACGACGAGCGCGACCGGAACGAAACCGAACGGGTGGTGGCCGCCGGCCGCGAAATCCTGCGGGAGTGCGTGAGGCTTGGCGGCAGCCTGACCGGCGAGCACGGCATCGGGGTGGAGAAGGTGGCGTTGATGCCGTTGATCTTCACGCCTGACGATCTGCGCACCATGGAGGAGGTGCGCGCCGTGTTCGATCCCGACGACTGCTGCAACCCCAACAAGATATTCCCGTCTGCGGAGCGGCAGGTCGAGGTGCGGGCGCCGCGGCGGCAGGCGGCGATGTAA
- a CDS encoding sulfite exporter TauE/SafE family protein, giving the protein MHIESLLIIFVALGAGAFSKGATGMGLPLIAVPIMAGFLGAQQAVIVITIPNMVSNFWVMWTYRSRFHTVPGLAFATMSGALGVAGGTWFLATADERMLTLVLAICVGAYLVLLAFRIEVRFSGRLGRVLSPVIAALAGVSQGAAGMSSAVVAAWVRAFQLEKEAYIFAASTMFLGLTTMHFLFCLAAGLFDRQLLGQGVLALVPIALFLPLGMRTTPYISKQWFNRVIVTLIIVMEAKLVWQGLAG; this is encoded by the coding sequence ATGCACATCGAGTCCCTGTTGATCATCTTCGTCGCCCTGGGCGCGGGCGCCTTCTCGAAAGGCGCCACGGGGATGGGGCTGCCGCTCATCGCCGTGCCCATCATGGCGGGCTTTCTGGGAGCCCAACAGGCGGTCATCGTCATCACCATCCCCAACATGGTCAGCAACTTCTGGGTCATGTGGACCTATCGCTCCAGGTTCCACACCGTGCCGGGGCTCGCTTTCGCCACCATGTCGGGCGCCCTGGGGGTGGCCGGTGGCACCTGGTTCCTGGCCACCGCCGACGAACGCATGCTGACCCTGGTGCTGGCGATATGCGTGGGCGCCTACCTGGTCCTGCTGGCCTTCCGTATCGAGGTTCGCTTCAGCGGGCGGCTGGGCCGCGTCCTCTCGCCGGTCATCGCCGCCTTGGCTGGCGTGTCCCAGGGCGCGGCCGGGATGTCCAGCGCCGTGGTGGCCGCGTGGGTGCGCGCGTTCCAGTTGGAGAAGGAGGCGTACATCTTCGCGGCGTCGACGATGTTTCTGGGCCTCACCACCATGCACTTCCTCTTCTGCCTGGCCGCCGGCCTCTTCGACCGGCAGCTTCTCGGCCAAGGCGTCCTCGCGCTGGTCCCCATCGCGCTGTTCCTACCGTTGGGGATGCGGACGACTCCCTACATCAGCAAACAGTGGTTCAACCGCGTCATCGTCACGCTGATCATCGTGATGGAGGCAAAGCTTGTATGGCAGGGGCTGGCGGGATAG
- a CDS encoding flavin reductase family protein, which produces MDADAKKTALRMIPYGLYILTSEAKDGRVAAATVNWVTQASFAPPLVVVGVKADSGAHDIIKESGSFALNVLGKGQQGQAFTFFKSLEREGDSIGGEAFSAGATGAPVLANAPAFVECKLVDTVEKGDHSVFVGEVVEAGVRGEISGRADDATLLLKDLGDSVFYGG; this is translated from the coding sequence ATGGACGCCGATGCCAAGAAGACCGCTTTGCGCATGATTCCCTACGGACTGTACATCCTGACCAGTGAGGCCAAGGACGGCCGCGTGGCCGCGGCCACGGTGAACTGGGTGACGCAGGCCTCGTTCGCGCCCCCGCTGGTGGTGGTGGGCGTGAAGGCGGACTCGGGCGCGCACGACATCATCAAGGAGTCCGGCAGCTTCGCCCTGAACGTGCTGGGCAAGGGGCAGCAAGGCCAGGCCTTCACTTTCTTCAAGTCGCTGGAGCGGGAAGGGGACAGCATCGGCGGCGAGGCCTTCTCCGCGGGCGCCACGGGCGCGCCGGTGCTGGCCAACGCGCCGGCGTTCGTCGAGTGCAAGCTCGTGGATACGGTGGAGAAGGGCGACCATTCCGTATTCGTCGGGGAAGTGGTGGAGGCCGGCGTGAGGGGCGAGATTTCCGGCCGGGCCGATGACGCCACTCTCCTGCTCAAGGACCTGGGCGACTCGGTCTTCTACGGCGGCTGA
- a CDS encoding DUF4325 domain-containing protein translates to MAGTRERGRAIRSFILAHVGAHGNDIGQVCAAHYGISRQAVNKHLRRLVVHGLLTARGATRNRHYSLTVLTREKFWVQLTEGVNEDAVWRTKIGPLLSDLPQRTREIWQYGFTEMLNNAIDHSSGTCVVIDVTRNAVGARITLWDDGEGIFRKIARELGLDDERHAVLELAKGKLTTDPENHTGEGIFFTSRLFDHFDILSHEVFFSHDSATQEDWILESRSTSYSTLVFLELANDTDKILGQVFDEYTADEGYAFSKTVVPVSLVRYGDEALISRSQAKRLLTRFDRFKTVLLDFKGVEQIGQGFADEVFRVFARAHPNVDLIPINTNKPVQAMIRHAGGPA, encoded by the coding sequence ATGGCAGGCACGAGAGAACGAGGCCGGGCGATCCGCAGTTTCATCCTTGCACATGTCGGTGCCCATGGGAACGACATTGGGCAAGTTTGCGCCGCCCACTACGGTATTTCACGCCAAGCTGTCAACAAGCATCTCCGCCGCCTCGTTGTCCATGGGCTATTGACTGCTCGCGGAGCAACACGCAACCGCCACTACTCCCTGACTGTACTCACTCGAGAGAAATTTTGGGTCCAACTCACCGAAGGGGTCAACGAAGACGCTGTGTGGCGCACCAAGATCGGTCCGCTTCTGTCCGATCTGCCTCAAAGGACACGGGAGATTTGGCAATACGGCTTTACTGAAATGCTGAACAATGCCATCGATCACTCGTCGGGAACTTGCGTCGTCATTGACGTTACACGGAATGCTGTTGGAGCACGGATCACTCTTTGGGACGATGGTGAGGGCATCTTCCGCAAGATCGCCAGAGAGTTGGGGCTGGACGATGAACGGCATGCGGTCCTTGAACTGGCCAAGGGGAAGTTGACGACCGACCCCGAGAACCATACTGGTGAAGGAATCTTCTTTACGTCACGGCTGTTCGACCACTTCGACATTTTGTCCCACGAGGTCTTTTTCTCACATGACAGTGCCACACAAGAGGATTGGATCCTGGAATCTCGCTCGACCTCGTACAGTACGCTTGTGTTTCTGGAACTCGCCAATGACACGGACAAGATTTTGGGACAGGTTTTCGACGAATACACCGCGGATGAAGGCTATGCCTTTTCGAAGACCGTGGTGCCTGTAAGCCTGGTTCGTTACGGAGATGAAGCTTTGATATCACGATCCCAAGCAAAGCGCCTTTTAACGCGATTCGATCGCTTTAAGACAGTCCTCTTAGATTTCAAGGGAGTCGAACAAATCGGGCAGGGCTTCGCTGACGAAGTATTTCGGGTATTTGCGCGAGCACATCCCAACGTTGACCTTATTCCCATCAACACGAACAAACCCGTCCAAGCTATGATCCGACACGCAGGCGGCCCGGCCTGA